From a single Piliocolobus tephrosceles isolate RC106 chromosome 21, ASM277652v3, whole genome shotgun sequence genomic region:
- the NXNL1 gene encoding nucleoredoxin-like protein 1 translates to MASLFSGRILICNNNDQDELDTEAEVSRRLENRLVLLFFGAGACPQCQAFVPILKDFFVRLTDEFYVLRAAQLALVYVSQDSTEEQQDLFLKDMPTKWLFLPFEDELRRDLGRQFSVERLPAVVVLKPDGDVLTRDGADEIQRLGTACFANWQEAAEVLDRNFQLPEDLEDQEPRSLTECLRRRKYRVEKAARGGRDPGGGGGEEGGAGGLF, encoded by the exons ATGGCCTCCCTGTTTTCTGGCCGCATCCTGATCTGCAACAACAACGACCAGGACGAGCTGGACACGGAGGCCGAGGTCAGCCGCAGGTTGGAGAACCGGCTGGTGCTGCTGTTCTTTGGCGCCGGGGCTTGTCCGCAGTGCCAGGCCTTCGTGCCCATCCTCAAGGACTTCTTCGTGCGGCTTACAGATGAGTTCTATGTGCTGCGGGCAGCGCAGCTGGCCCTGGTGTACGTGTCCCAGGACTCCACGGAGGAGCAGCAAGACCTGTTCCTCAAGGACATGCCAACAAAGTGGCTTTTCCTGCCCTTTGAGGATGAACTGAGGAG GGACCTCGGGCGCCAGTTCTCCGTGGAGCGCCTGCCGGCGGTTGTGGTGCTCAAGCCGGACGGGGACGTGCTCACTCGCGACGGCGCCGACGAGATCCAGCGCCTGGGCACCGCCTGCTTCGCCAACTGGCAGGAGGCAGCCGAGGTGCTGGACCGCAACTTCCAGCTGCCAGAGGACCTGGAGGACCAGGAGCCACGGAGCCTTACCGAGTGCCTGCGCCGCCGAAAATACCGCGTGGAAAAGGCGGCGCGAGGCGGTCGCGACCccgggggagggggtggggaggagggcggGGCCGGGGGGCTGTTCTGA